In one window of Burkholderia cepacia ATCC 25416 DNA:
- a CDS encoding response regulator transcription factor → MPHILTIEDDPLIADHITQTLRAGGHQVDVARTGRDGMARAMSADYDVVTLDRMLPDLDGLTILATMRGVGLDTPVLVMSAMSDVDQRIQGLRAGGDDYLVKPFSLDEMCARIDVLIRRRPRGAQVETVLRAGELAFDLVRRRVTLGASELALLPTELRVLEFMMRHAGRVLTRTMIFEAVWGCRFDPGTNLIDVHVGRLRKKVNRPDAAPLIRTIRGSGYMLG, encoded by the coding sequence ATGCCCCACATCCTGACGATCGAAGACGATCCGCTGATCGCGGATCACATCACCCAGACGTTGCGCGCCGGCGGCCACCAGGTGGACGTCGCGCGCACCGGCCGCGACGGCATGGCCAGGGCGATGAGTGCCGACTACGACGTCGTGACGCTCGACCGCATGCTGCCGGATCTCGACGGGCTCACGATTCTCGCGACGATGCGCGGCGTCGGCCTCGACACGCCGGTGCTCGTGATGAGCGCGATGTCCGACGTCGACCAGCGCATCCAGGGGCTGCGCGCGGGCGGCGACGACTATCTCGTCAAGCCGTTCTCGCTCGACGAGATGTGCGCGCGCATCGACGTGCTGATCCGCCGCCGGCCGCGCGGCGCTCAGGTCGAGACGGTCCTGCGCGCGGGCGAGCTCGCATTCGACCTGGTGCGGCGCCGCGTCACGCTCGGCGCGAGCGAGCTCGCGCTGCTGCCGACCGAATTGCGCGTGCTCGAATTCATGATGCGCCACGCCGGCCGCGTGCTCACGCGCACGATGATCTTCGAGGCGGTGTGGGGCTGCCGCTTCGATCCGGGCACCAACCTGATCGACGTCCACGTCGGCCGCCTGCGCAAGAAGGTGAACCGTCCGGATGCGGCACCGTTGATCCGCACGATCCGCGGCTCGGGCTACATGCTCGGCTGA
- a CDS encoding efflux transporter outer membrane subunit yields MANPRRLCAMLASIAFLSACSFAPVYHAPTTALPAQFKEAGGWQPAQPADRIARDGWWKAFRDPVLDRLEARVAAANPDVAAAVARHDEAGALFDQARAGLFPTIGLGAQVSSNRQSATRPLRGANQPNVYGSNTLDAGFDYDLDLWGKVRNEVAAGRANAQASADDLASVQLSLQASLANAYFNLRGLDQQQQLLSDTIDTYQRALKLTMSRHAGGIASDLDVSRAQTQLDSARASAEDVRARRALYEHAIATLTGVPASSFALAPDLSVAYLPAIPAGIPATLLQRRPDVAAAERRMAAANAQIGVVRAAFFPDITLGLIGGYQSSGLGHWLRAPNEIWSIGPSLALTLFDGGRRQALTAQAHAQLAENGAKYRAVVLDACQQVEDNLALTHHLGDEADRQQEALDAAERTLQLSMSRYRDGVVSYLDVVTAQTTELETKVAMLELNTRRQLAAVGLIAALGGGWSADEAASGAKAPVATPARSTT; encoded by the coding sequence ATGGCTAACCCGCGTCGGCTCTGCGCGATGCTCGCCAGTATCGCGTTCCTCTCCGCCTGCTCGTTCGCGCCCGTCTATCACGCGCCCACCACCGCGCTGCCTGCCCAATTCAAGGAAGCGGGCGGCTGGCAGCCGGCACAGCCGGCCGACCGCATCGCACGCGACGGCTGGTGGAAGGCGTTCCGCGATCCGGTGCTCGACCGGCTCGAAGCGCGGGTCGCGGCCGCCAACCCCGACGTGGCCGCCGCGGTGGCGCGCCATGACGAAGCCGGCGCGCTGTTCGATCAGGCGCGCGCGGGGCTGTTCCCGACCATCGGCCTCGGCGCGCAGGTTTCGAGCAACCGGCAATCGGCCACGCGCCCGCTGCGCGGCGCGAACCAGCCGAACGTGTACGGCTCGAACACGCTCGACGCCGGCTTCGACTACGACCTCGACCTGTGGGGCAAGGTGCGCAACGAGGTCGCGGCCGGGCGCGCGAACGCGCAGGCCAGCGCCGACGATCTCGCATCGGTGCAGCTGAGCCTGCAGGCCAGCCTCGCGAACGCGTACTTCAACCTGCGCGGGCTCGACCAGCAGCAGCAGTTGCTGTCCGACACGATCGACACGTACCAGCGTGCGTTGAAACTCACGATGAGCCGGCACGCGGGCGGCATCGCATCCGATCTCGACGTCTCGCGCGCGCAGACGCAGCTCGACTCGGCCCGCGCGTCGGCCGAGGACGTGCGGGCGCGGCGCGCGCTGTACGAGCACGCGATCGCGACGCTCACCGGCGTGCCGGCCTCGTCGTTCGCGCTCGCGCCGGACCTGAGCGTGGCGTATCTGCCCGCGATCCCGGCCGGCATTCCCGCCACGCTGCTGCAACGGCGGCCCGACGTCGCGGCCGCCGAACGCCGCATGGCGGCCGCCAACGCGCAGATCGGCGTGGTGCGCGCGGCGTTCTTCCCCGACATCACGCTCGGGCTGATCGGCGGATACCAGAGTTCGGGGCTCGGCCATTGGCTCAGGGCGCCGAACGAGATCTGGTCGATCGGGCCCAGCCTCGCGCTCACGCTGTTCGACGGCGGCCGCCGCCAGGCGCTCACGGCCCAGGCGCACGCGCAGCTGGCCGAGAACGGCGCGAAATACCGCGCGGTGGTACTCGATGCGTGCCAGCAGGTGGAAGACAACCTCGCGCTCACGCACCATCTCGGCGACGAAGCCGATCGCCAACAGGAAGCGCTCGACGCGGCCGAACGCACGTTGCAGTTGTCGATGTCGCGCTATCGGGACGGCGTCGTCAGCTATCTCGACGTGGTGACCGCACAGACCACCGAGCTCGAGACGAAGGTGGCGATGCTGGAACTGAATACGCGCCGGCAGTTGGCGGCGGTCGGGTTGATCGCGGCACTGGGCGGAGGGTGGTCGGCCGACGAAGCAGCGTCCGGCGCGAAAGCGCCGGTCGCGACGCCGGCTCGTTCGACGACCTGA
- a CDS encoding sensor histidine kinase, with protein MSSTDHVQPAPKRHWYSSTFRLVSVYAVTFSVSVMLLLGFIASIITHDMERETDVVIDWQMIYFDSLQDNQLAAAIQHRIEHERMHTNYYGLFTADGRHVAGDVLAMPDGIRPDRTGVTLDHTMTIAGDQVPPVVRTMAERRANGDVLVLGRDLTHILRIRAAIIQALVGGGLFCLGAGVVGGLILSVRQMRRLKEVRRITQRIAQGDLGQRLPIGGHDEIDLLSHLVNHMLEEVERLMNEVKGVCDGIAHDLRTPLAHVHTLLAHAAERADGLDDAALATLVARARNETDVLLSRFRAMLRIAEIGSLQRRGGFAELALEDLVTDVGQLFEPLADSRAIHFVVLVEPVARIHGDRALLFEALTNLLDNALKYTTSGDTVRLELHDTPSGPRIDVVDNGPGIAANEREAVLQHRYRSRRTGHLAGAGLGLSIVSTVVNVHDFTLRIGNAEPGTRVTIECWPRSLA; from the coding sequence ATGTCCTCGACGGATCACGTCCAGCCGGCGCCGAAGCGTCACTGGTATTCCAGCACGTTCCGGCTCGTGTCGGTCTACGCGGTGACGTTTTCCGTGTCGGTGATGCTGCTGCTCGGCTTCATCGCATCGATCATCACGCACGACATGGAGCGCGAAACCGACGTGGTGATCGACTGGCAGATGATCTACTTCGATTCGCTCCAGGACAACCAGCTTGCCGCGGCCATCCAGCACCGGATCGAGCACGAGCGGATGCACACCAACTACTACGGGCTCTTCACGGCCGACGGCAGGCATGTCGCCGGCGACGTGCTGGCCATGCCCGACGGCATCCGGCCGGATCGCACCGGCGTGACGCTCGACCACACGATGACGATCGCGGGCGATCAGGTGCCGCCGGTCGTCCGCACGATGGCGGAGCGGCGCGCCAACGGCGACGTGCTGGTGCTCGGGCGCGACCTGACGCACATCCTGCGGATTCGCGCGGCGATCATCCAGGCGCTGGTCGGCGGCGGCCTGTTCTGCCTGGGCGCGGGCGTCGTCGGCGGCCTGATTCTCAGCGTGCGGCAGATGCGGCGCCTGAAGGAAGTCCGGCGCATCACGCAGCGCATCGCGCAGGGCGACCTCGGGCAGCGGCTGCCGATCGGCGGGCACGACGAGATCGACCTGCTGTCGCATCTGGTCAATCACATGCTCGAGGAAGTCGAGCGCCTGATGAACGAGGTGAAGGGCGTCTGCGACGGCATCGCGCACGACCTGCGTACGCCGCTCGCGCACGTGCATACGCTGCTTGCGCATGCGGCGGAGCGCGCGGACGGGCTCGACGATGCCGCGCTGGCGACGCTCGTCGCTCGCGCACGCAACGAGACCGACGTGCTGCTCAGCCGGTTTCGCGCGATGCTGCGCATCGCCGAAATCGGGTCGCTGCAGCGGCGCGGCGGGTTCGCCGAGCTCGCGCTGGAAGATCTCGTCACGGACGTCGGGCAACTGTTCGAGCCGCTCGCCGACAGCCGTGCCATCCATTTCGTCGTGCTCGTCGAACCGGTCGCGCGGATTCACGGCGATCGCGCGCTGCTGTTCGAGGCGCTCACGAACCTGCTCGACAACGCGCTCAAGTACACGACCTCGGGCGACACCGTGCGCCTCGAACTTCACGATACGCCGTCCGGTCCGCGCATCGACGTGGTCGACAACGGCCCGGGCATCGCGGCGAACGAGCGCGAGGCCGTGCTGCAGCATCGTTACCGCAGCCGCCGCACCGGGCACCTCGCCGGGGCCGGGCTCGGCCTGAGCATCGTGTCGACGGTCGTCAACGTGCACGACTTCACGCTGCGCATCGGCAATGCCGAGCCGGGCACGCGCGTGACGATCGAATGCTGGCCGAGGTCGCTCGCATGA
- a CDS encoding response regulator transcription factor — protein MRVLLVTSPHPEAAWLYKALQESGHSLQRADDLRDGLFLASQETFDAIVATAFEPGSDAALIAMLPRFVADGGGAALVVLIGQASARERIRVLHAGADACFGAPYSFIELHERLQALQRLAGPRDTEGPVAAVSMLETLARELKDGKLRLAVTRRECLLLECLMRHPNAPVPRDQLIRYVWQDKDDVDPSSVNLVVSRLRRKLARHLPDVRIDTVSRYGYQVTLPDA, from the coding sequence ATGCGCGTGCTGCTCGTGACTTCGCCGCACCCGGAAGCAGCGTGGCTGTACAAGGCGCTGCAGGAGAGCGGGCACAGCCTGCAGCGTGCGGACGATCTGCGCGACGGGTTGTTCCTCGCGTCGCAGGAGACGTTCGACGCAATCGTCGCGACCGCGTTCGAGCCGGGCAGCGATGCCGCGCTGATCGCGATGCTGCCGCGTTTCGTCGCCGACGGCGGCGGTGCGGCACTGGTGGTGCTGATCGGCCAGGCATCGGCGCGCGAGCGCATCCGCGTGCTGCACGCAGGTGCCGATGCGTGTTTCGGCGCGCCGTATTCGTTCATCGAGCTGCACGAGCGCCTGCAGGCGTTGCAGCGGCTGGCCGGGCCGCGCGACACGGAAGGCCCGGTCGCGGCGGTGTCCATGCTGGAGACGCTCGCGCGCGAACTCAAGGACGGCAAGCTGCGCCTCGCCGTGACGCGGCGCGAATGCCTGCTGCTCGAATGCCTGATGCGCCATCCGAACGCGCCGGTGCCGCGCGACCAGTTGATCCGGTATGTGTGGCAGGACAAGGACGATGTCGACCCGTCGAGCGTCAATCTCGTGGTGTCGCGGCTACGCCGCAAGCTCGCGCGGCATCTGCCCGATGTCCGGATCGATACGGTGAGCCGCTACGGCTACCAGGTGACGCTGCCGGACGCATAA
- a CDS encoding efflux RND transporter permease subunit: MLKIVRLALTRPYTFVVLALLILIAGPLAALRTPIDIFPDIRIPVISVVWNYAGLQPDDMSGRVITYYERTLGTTVNDVQHIESQSFRGYGIVKIFFQPTVDIRTATAQVTSISQTVLKQMPPGTTPPQILNYNASTVPVLQIALTSNTLDEQKLADYAVNFIRPQLLSVPGVAIPTPYGGKSREVQIDLDPQALQSKGLSAQDVAHALAQQNQIIPAGTQKIGRFEYNIKLNNSPLSLDALNDLPIKSVDGTTIYIRDVAHVRDGYPPQGNIVRVDGHRAVLMSILKNGSASTLDIIAGVKAKLPLVEQTLPPGLKLVTMGDQSTFVNGAVSGVAREGIIAAALTSLMILLFLGSWRSTLIIAASIPLAVLSAIALLAATGETLNVMTLGGLALAVGILVDDATVTIENVNWHLEQGKDTRTAIVDGAKQIVMPALVSLLCICIVFVPMLMLDGISRFLFVPMAKAVIFSMMSSFVLSRTFVPMLAQYLLKPHASAGHASGELAAIMDSHAGHAGAHDAPPSRNPLVRFQRAFERRFESVRASYRILLGLALTRRKPFVVAFLCVVAASFLLVPWLGRNFFPTIDSGEISLHVRAPVGTRVEETAAEFDRIENTIRGVIPPAQLREVVDNIGLPNSGINLTYNNSGTLGPQDGDILISLSHDHAPTADYVRELRERLPRAYPGTTFSFLPADIVSQILNFGAPAPVDLQVAGPNQQANLAYARELYRKLRLIAGVADPRIQQASTYPQFTVAVDRTRADQLGITEQDVTNSVVATLAGTSQVDPTYWLNPRNGVSYPIVAQTPQYRMTTLSALQNLPVTGANGQSQLLGGLATITRGVGNAVVSHYNIEPLFDIYATTQGRDLGAVAADIGSIVKATAKDLPKGSTVTLRGQVQTMNSAFTGLLLGLAGAIVLIYLLIVVNFHSWADAFVIVSALPAALAGIVWMLFTTHTPMSVPALTGAILCMGVATANAILVVSFARERLAETGNALASALEAGFTRFRPVLMTALAMIIGMAPMALGLGDGGEQNAPLGRAVIGGLACATIATLFFVPVVFSLVHRRDALKHDAPRASFPSASGASHVH, translated from the coding sequence ATGCTGAAAATTGTCCGGCTCGCGCTCACCCGGCCCTACACGTTCGTCGTGCTGGCGCTGCTGATCCTGATCGCGGGTCCGCTCGCGGCACTCCGCACGCCCATCGACATCTTCCCGGATATCCGCATTCCGGTGATCAGCGTCGTCTGGAACTACGCCGGCCTGCAGCCGGACGACATGTCCGGACGCGTGATCACGTACTACGAGCGCACGCTCGGCACGACGGTCAACGATGTCCAGCATATCGAGTCACAATCGTTCCGCGGCTACGGCATCGTGAAGATCTTCTTCCAGCCGACCGTCGATATCCGCACGGCAACCGCGCAGGTCACGTCGATCTCGCAGACCGTGCTCAAACAGATGCCGCCCGGCACCACGCCGCCGCAAATCCTCAACTACAACGCGTCGACCGTCCCCGTGCTGCAGATCGCGCTGACCAGCAACACGCTCGACGAACAGAAGCTGGCGGATTACGCGGTCAACTTCATTCGACCGCAGCTGCTGTCTGTGCCCGGTGTCGCGATTCCGACGCCGTACGGCGGCAAGTCACGTGAAGTGCAGATCGACCTCGACCCGCAGGCGCTGCAGTCGAAAGGGCTGTCGGCGCAGGACGTCGCGCACGCGCTCGCGCAGCAGAACCAGATCATCCCGGCCGGCACGCAGAAGATCGGCCGCTTCGAATACAACATCAAGCTCAACAACAGCCCGCTCTCGCTCGACGCGTTGAACGACCTGCCGATCAAGTCGGTCGACGGCACGACGATTTATATCCGTGACGTCGCGCATGTGCGTGACGGCTACCCGCCGCAGGGCAACATCGTGCGCGTGGACGGCCATCGCGCGGTGCTGATGAGTATCCTGAAGAACGGCTCGGCATCGACGCTCGACATCATCGCGGGCGTGAAGGCGAAGCTGCCGCTGGTCGAACAGACGCTGCCGCCGGGCCTGAAGCTCGTCACGATGGGCGACCAGTCGACCTTCGTGAACGGCGCCGTCAGCGGCGTGGCGCGCGAAGGCATCATCGCCGCCGCGCTGACCTCGCTGATGATCCTGCTGTTCCTCGGCTCGTGGCGCTCGACGCTGATCATCGCCGCGTCGATCCCGCTTGCCGTGCTCTCGGCGATCGCGCTGCTCGCGGCCACCGGCGAAACACTCAACGTGATGACGCTCGGCGGCCTCGCGCTCGCGGTCGGGATTCTGGTCGACGACGCGACGGTGACGATCGAGAACGTGAACTGGCACCTCGAACAGGGCAAGGACACGCGCACCGCGATCGTCGACGGCGCGAAACAGATCGTGATGCCGGCGCTCGTCTCGCTGCTGTGCATCTGCATCGTGTTCGTGCCGATGCTGATGCTCGACGGCATCTCGCGCTTCCTGTTCGTGCCGATGGCGAAGGCCGTGATCTTCTCGATGATGTCGTCGTTCGTGCTGTCGCGCACCTTCGTGCCGATGCTCGCGCAATACCTGCTCAAGCCGCACGCGTCGGCCGGCCATGCGTCGGGCGAGCTCGCGGCGATCATGGATTCGCATGCGGGCCATGCCGGCGCGCACGACGCGCCGCCGTCGCGCAATCCGCTGGTGCGCTTCCAGCGTGCATTCGAGCGCCGCTTCGAGTCCGTGCGCGCGTCGTACCGGATCCTGCTGGGCCTCGCGCTCACACGCCGCAAGCCGTTCGTCGTCGCGTTCCTGTGCGTGGTGGCCGCATCGTTCCTGCTCGTCCCGTGGCTCGGCCGCAACTTCTTCCCGACGATCGACTCGGGCGAGATCTCGCTGCACGTGCGTGCGCCGGTCGGCACGCGGGTCGAGGAAACCGCCGCCGAGTTCGACCGTATCGAAAACACGATTCGCGGTGTGATCCCGCCCGCGCAGTTGCGCGAAGTGGTCGACAACATCGGCCTGCCGAACAGCGGGATCAACCTGACCTACAACAACAGCGGCACGCTCGGGCCGCAGGACGGCGACATCCTGATCTCGCTGTCGCACGACCACGCACCGACCGCCGACTACGTGCGCGAGCTGCGCGAACGCCTGCCGCGCGCCTATCCGGGCACCACGTTCTCGTTCCTGCCTGCCGACATCGTCAGCCAGATCCTCAACTTCGGCGCACCGGCCCCGGTCGACCTGCAGGTGGCCGGCCCCAACCAGCAGGCCAACCTCGCTTATGCGCGCGAGCTGTACCGCAAGCTGCGCCTGATCGCCGGCGTGGCCGACCCGCGCATCCAGCAGGCCAGCACCTATCCGCAGTTCACGGTGGCGGTCGACCGGACGCGTGCCGACCAGCTCGGCATCACCGAGCAGGACGTGACGAACTCGGTGGTCGCGACGCTCGCGGGCACCAGCCAGGTCGACCCGACCTACTGGCTCAATCCGCGTAACGGCGTGTCCTATCCGATCGTCGCGCAGACGCCGCAGTACCGGATGACCACGCTGTCGGCGCTGCAGAACCTGCCTGTCACCGGCGCGAACGGCCAGTCGCAGCTGCTCGGCGGTCTCGCGACGATCACGCGCGGCGTCGGCAACGCAGTGGTGTCGCACTACAACATCGAACCGCTGTTCGACATCTACGCGACCACCCAGGGCCGCGACCTCGGCGCCGTCGCCGCCGACATCGGCAGCATCGTCAAGGCCACCGCGAAGGACCTGCCCAAGGGCTCGACCGTCACGCTGCGCGGCCAGGTGCAGACCATGAACAGCGCGTTCACCGGCCTGCTGCTCGGGCTGGCGGGCGCAATCGTGCTGATCTACCTGCTGATCGTCGTGAACTTCCACTCGTGGGCCGATGCGTTCGTGATCGTCTCCGCGCTGCCGGCGGCGCTGGCCGGCATCGTCTGGATGCTGTTCACCACGCACACGCCGATGTCGGTGCCCGCGCTCACCGGCGCGATCCTGTGCATGGGCGTGGCCACCGCGAACGCGATCCTCGTCGTGAGCTTCGCGCGCGAGCGCCTCGCCGAAACCGGCAACGCGCTCGCCTCGGCGCTCGAAGCCGGCTTCACGCGCTTTCGGCCCGTGCTGATGACCGCGCTCGCGATGATCATCGGCATGGCGCCGATGGCGCTCGGCCTCGGCGACGGCGGCGAGCAGAACGCGCCGCTCGGCCGCGCCGTGATCGGCGGCCTCGCGTGCGCGACGATCGCGACACTGTTCTTCGTTCCCGTCGTGTTCAGCCTCGTGCATCGGCGCGATGCGCTGAAACACGACGCACCCCGCGCTTCCTTCCCTTCCGCGTCCGGAGCTTCCCATGTCCACTGA
- a CDS encoding efflux RND transporter periplasmic adaptor subunit, whose product MSTEIEIKSPKRLPNLKLVATIAALVAVGIVTAGIAGRAHAKQEMTRWSAEQAVPTVVAYTPTTGGDGAALVLPGHLSAFESAPIHAQVSGYLRAWYTDIGAHVKSGQLLGLIDTPELDQQLQQARADLQSSLANEKLAASTAARWTRMLAQDSVSQQETDEKTSDLAAKQAIVAANEANVRRLDALEAFKRIVAPFDGVVTARKTDIGQLISAGGGAGPELFAVSDVHRMRVYVSVPQNEAAAIRPGMSATLTVPEHPDETFHATLADTDDSIADSTGTLLVQLMVDNRDGKLIPGEYTEVHFALPAGSSHALTIPASSLIFRQAGLQVAVVGKDDRAVLKPVTIATDLGTHVQIATGLAPDDRVIDNPPDSLSAGDRVRLATPAGTIAAAVRDTERANG is encoded by the coding sequence ATGTCCACTGAGATCGAAATCAAGTCGCCGAAACGGCTGCCCAACCTCAAGCTCGTCGCCACGATCGCCGCGCTGGTCGCGGTCGGCATCGTGACGGCCGGCATCGCAGGCCGCGCGCACGCGAAACAGGAAATGACCCGATGGTCCGCCGAACAGGCGGTGCCGACCGTGGTCGCCTACACGCCGACGACCGGCGGCGACGGCGCCGCGCTCGTGCTGCCCGGCCACCTGTCCGCGTTCGAAAGCGCGCCGATCCATGCGCAGGTGTCGGGCTACCTGCGTGCGTGGTACACCGATATCGGCGCGCACGTGAAGTCGGGCCAGCTGCTCGGCCTGATCGACACGCCCGAGCTCGACCAGCAGCTTCAGCAGGCGCGCGCCGACCTGCAGAGCTCGCTCGCCAACGAGAAGCTGGCCGCGTCCACGGCCGCGCGCTGGACCAGGATGCTCGCGCAGGATTCCGTGTCGCAGCAGGAAACCGACGAGAAGACCAGCGACCTCGCCGCCAAGCAGGCGATCGTCGCGGCCAACGAGGCCAACGTGCGGCGTCTCGACGCGCTGGAGGCGTTCAAGCGCATCGTCGCGCCGTTCGACGGCGTCGTCACCGCGCGCAAGACCGACATCGGCCAGCTGATCTCGGCCGGCGGCGGCGCCGGCCCCGAACTGTTCGCCGTGTCCGACGTGCACCGGATGCGCGTCTACGTGAGCGTGCCGCAGAACGAGGCCGCCGCGATCCGCCCCGGCATGAGCGCGACGCTGACCGTGCCCGAGCATCCGGACGAGACCTTCCATGCGACGCTCGCCGACACCGACGATTCGATCGCCGATTCGACCGGCACGCTGCTCGTGCAGCTGATGGTCGACAACCGCGACGGCAAGCTGATTCCGGGCGAATACACCGAGGTGCATTTCGCGCTGCCGGCCGGCAGCAGCCACGCGTTGACGATTCCCGCCAGCTCGCTGATCTTCCGCCAGGCCGGCCTGCAGGTCGCCGTGGTCGGCAAGGACGATCGCGCGGTGCTCAAGCCCGTCACGATCGCGACCGACCTCGGCACGCACGTGCAGATCGCGACCGGCCTCGCGCCCGACGATCGCGTGATCGACAACCCGCCCGACTCGCTGTCCGCGGGCGACCGCGTCCGGCTCGCGACGCCGGCCGGCACCATCGCGGCGGCCGTGCGCGACACGGAGCGTGCGAATGGCTAA
- a CDS encoding DUF4148 domain-containing protein, whose product MKTATIVASTLLAACAALSVPAFAQTSTRVTQMTPAATKDGVPGAQAAGQWVPPYGQPIHEKTRAQVYAELVHAEQDGQIKYLDSTLYSH is encoded by the coding sequence ATGAAAACCGCCACGATCGTCGCTTCCACGCTGCTCGCCGCGTGTGCCGCACTGTCCGTTCCCGCGTTCGCGCAAACGAGTACCCGGGTGACGCAGATGACGCCGGCCGCCACCAAGGACGGCGTGCCCGGCGCGCAGGCCGCCGGCCAGTGGGTGCCGCCGTACGGACAGCCGATCCACGAGAAAACGCGTGCCCAGGTCTACGCGGAACTCGTGCACGCCGAACAGGACGGGCAGATCAAGTACCTGGATTCCACGCTCTATTCGCATTGA
- a CDS encoding porin: MKKLLAIPAAAACLLAGAAHAQSSVTLYGTIDAGLDYISNQKSAAGAGPAYGVQSGNVSTSRWGLRGNEDLGGGLAAVFTLENGFNVANGKFGNGGDEFGRQAWVGLASRQWGTVTLGRQYDFLVDFVAPLSATGSGFGGNLADHPYDNDNLANDTRMNNAVKFRSADYGGFTFGGAYGFSNQGGGFSNNNAYSVGARYANGPLDVGVAYLQSNQPGGVNAPKNTGGSLSSSDGDAMLAGGRWRTFGAGAHYAFDHATIGFVYTRTILNDPRELSQGGAYGTVNGQLLTFSNYELNGRYFLTPAFSLGGSYTFTQGRFDDAGRSIAPKWNQFMLQADYALSRRTDLYLEGVYQRVTGADGVAVLGNAGIFNLAASGNDRQAVVAAGIRHKF, from the coding sequence ATGAAGAAACTTCTGGCAATCCCGGCAGCGGCTGCGTGCCTGCTTGCAGGCGCGGCGCATGCACAGAGCAGCGTCACGCTGTACGGCACGATCGACGCGGGCCTGGACTACATCAGCAACCAGAAATCGGCGGCCGGCGCGGGGCCCGCTTACGGCGTGCAGAGCGGCAACGTCAGCACGTCGCGCTGGGGGCTGCGCGGCAACGAGGATCTCGGCGGCGGCCTGGCCGCCGTGTTCACCCTCGAGAACGGCTTCAACGTCGCGAACGGCAAGTTCGGCAACGGCGGCGACGAGTTCGGCCGTCAGGCCTGGGTCGGCCTCGCGAGCCGCCAATGGGGCACGGTGACGCTCGGCCGGCAATACGATTTCCTGGTCGACTTCGTCGCGCCGCTGTCGGCGACGGGCTCGGGATTCGGCGGCAACCTCGCCGATCACCCGTACGACAACGACAACCTCGCCAACGACACGCGGATGAACAACGCGGTGAAGTTCCGCAGCGCAGACTACGGCGGCTTCACGTTCGGCGGCGCGTACGGCTTCAGCAACCAGGGCGGCGGGTTCAGCAACAACAACGCGTACAGCGTCGGCGCGCGGTATGCGAACGGTCCGCTCGACGTGGGCGTGGCGTACCTGCAGTCGAACCAGCCGGGCGGCGTGAATGCGCCGAAGAACACCGGCGGATCGCTGAGCAGCTCGGACGGCGATGCGATGCTCGCGGGCGGACGCTGGCGCACGTTCGGCGCCGGCGCGCACTATGCGTTCGATCATGCGACGATCGGCTTCGTTTATACGAGAACGATCCTGAACGACCCGCGCGAACTGTCGCAGGGCGGCGCGTACGGCACCGTGAACGGCCAGTTGCTGACCTTCAGCAACTACGAACTGAACGGGCGCTACTTCCTGACGCCGGCCTTCTCGCTGGGCGGCTCGTATACGTTCACGCAGGGCCGTTTCGACGATGCGGGCCGCAGCATCGCGCCGAAGTGGAACCAGTTCATGCTGCAGGCCGACTATGCACTGTCGCGCCGCACCGATCTCTATCTCGAAGGCGTGTATCAGCGCGTGACGGGCGCGGACGGTGTCGCGGTGCTCGGCAACGCGGGGATCTTCAATCTGGCCGCGTCGGGTAACGATCGCCAGGCGGTGGTCGCGGCCGGCATCCGTCACAAGTTCTGA